The Neochlamydia sp. S13 genome has a segment encoding these proteins:
- a CDS encoding IS5 family transposase produces MPKAIAFPTDAKLYFKSIQALVKMADSSQITLRQTYKKLAKTALCMRARYAHARQLKRAKREEKRLHNYLGRLIRDFERKTEGQALETESSYLLEIIKRIYAQQRNDSRKVYSLHEPHVECIAKGKVEKKYEFGCKASLVITHQEGLALDLRAIHGNPYDGHTLEEAIRNAQNNSGKNIEVAFVDKGYRGHTVEGKTIFISGQRKGLTQWIKSQLKRRQAIEPHIGHMKNDGKLGRNYLKGRLGDCFNAILCGIGHNMRLIYNWLVAQSSPKRLYSG; encoded by the coding sequence ATGCCTAAAGCCATCGCCTTTCCTACCGATGCTAAACTTTACTTTAAGTCTATTCAAGCGCTTGTAAAAATGGCCGATAGTAGCCAAATCACTTTGCGCCAAACCTACAAAAAGCTAGCTAAAACAGCATTGTGCATGCGTGCTCGCTATGCCCATGCCCGTCAGCTGAAAAGAGCTAAAAGAGAAGAAAAAAGGCTGCATAATTATTTAGGAAGATTAATCCGTGATTTTGAAAGAAAGACAGAAGGGCAAGCTCTTGAGACAGAAAGCTCTTATCTTTTAGAAATTATCAAGCGTATTTATGCTCAACAAAGAAATGATTCTCGCAAAGTTTATAGCCTGCATGAACCTCATGTGGAATGTATTGCTAAAGGTAAAGTAGAGAAAAAATATGAATTTGGCTGCAAAGCTTCGCTAGTCATCACTCATCAAGAGGGATTAGCTTTAGATCTTAGGGCCATTCATGGCAACCCATACGATGGGCACACCCTTGAAGAAGCTATTAGAAATGCTCAAAACAACAGCGGCAAAAACATTGAAGTAGCATTTGTAGATAAAGGTTATCGAGGCCATACAGTAGAAGGTAAAACCATATTTATCTCTGGGCAAAGAAAAGGCCTTACACAGTGGATTAAGTCCCAACTTAAAAGGCGCCAAGCCATAGAACCTCATATCGGCCATATGAAGAATGATGGTAAACTGGGTCGCAACTATCTTAAAGGCCGTTTGGGAGATTGCTTTAACGCCATTTTATGCGGGATTGGCCATAACATGCGTTTAATCTATAACTGGCTAGTCGCTCAAAGTTCTCCCAAACGTCTTTATTCAGGCTAA
- a CDS encoding class I SAM-dependent RNA methyltransferase → MLENPNHLFVTCGQGLESLLIQELAELGFTQVREGFRGVYVFDKSFPAIFRLNYCSRIAGRVLLPLAQFPCYDQKGLYKGGSSIDWLKYLPSGKNFAIDANVSHRQLKNSLFAAQVLKDAICDQIRAKTGNRPSVNVKNPDVQLNLFIHDNQATISVDTSGTPLHKRGYRQESAEAPLQESLAAALLRLADYQPHEILLDPCCGGGTLLIEAALIASRTAPGYLRQKWGFMLLPHFSFEEWLKVKTEVDALRQAIPKNHLFGIDINKNVARICQGNLRAAGFLKDVLVKQADFREFSPSILPTMILTNPPHGKRLDNVDTLIPLYRALGDFMKHNVSKPARGFIFTANTPLVKEIGLSASRRHVITNSSVDSRLLEFGLY, encoded by the coding sequence GTGTTAGAAAATCCTAATCATCTTTTTGTGACTTGCGGACAAGGTCTAGAATCTTTATTAATCCAAGAATTAGCGGAATTAGGCTTTACTCAGGTACGAGAAGGATTTCGAGGAGTTTATGTCTTTGATAAAAGTTTCCCCGCTATTTTTCGCCTTAATTATTGTTCTCGTATAGCAGGAAGGGTTTTACTTCCACTTGCTCAGTTTCCCTGCTATGATCAAAAAGGCTTGTACAAAGGGGGAAGCAGTATTGATTGGTTAAAATATTTACCTTCAGGAAAAAATTTTGCCATAGATGCCAATGTTTCCCATCGGCAGCTAAAAAATAGCTTGTTCGCAGCACAGGTTCTTAAAGATGCTATATGTGATCAAATACGTGCAAAAACCGGCAATCGCCCAAGTGTAAATGTTAAAAATCCTGATGTACAATTAAATCTATTTATTCACGATAATCAAGCAACTATAAGCGTAGATACTTCTGGAACTCCCTTGCATAAAAGAGGTTATCGGCAAGAGTCGGCAGAAGCCCCTTTGCAGGAATCTTTAGCTGCAGCCTTGCTACGCCTAGCTGATTATCAACCTCACGAAATTTTACTAGATCCTTGTTGTGGGGGAGGAACCTTATTAATAGAAGCTGCATTAATCGCTTCTCGTACGGCACCTGGATATTTGCGTCAAAAGTGGGGATTTATGCTTTTACCTCATTTTTCTTTTGAAGAATGGTTAAAAGTAAAAACAGAAGTAGATGCCTTAAGACAAGCGATCCCAAAAAATCATTTATTTGGGATAGATATTAATAAAAATGTAGCACGTATCTGTCAAGGTAATTTGCGGGCTGCAGGGTTTTTAAAGGACGTTCTAGTTAAGCAAGCTGATTTTAGAGAATTTAGTCCTTCAATATTGCCTACCATGATTTTAACAAACCCTCCTCACGGAAAAAGATTAGACAATGTAGACACTCTTATTCCTTTATACAGAGCGCTGGGGGACTTCATGAAGCATAATGTTTCTAAACCTGCGCGAGGCTTTATATTTACGGCTAATACTCCTTTGGTCAAAGAAATTGGATTGTCAGCGAGTCGTCGCCATGTTATTACTAATAGTAGCGTGGATAGTCGCTTGCTTGAATTTGGCCTTTATTAA
- the ychF gene encoding redox-regulated ATPase YchF — MAAGRLSCGIVGLPNVGKSTLFNALTSNQAPASNYPFCTIDPNVGVVEVQDARLHVLSEISHSNKIIYATMEFVDIAGLVAGASQGEGLGNKFLANIRETDAIVHVVRCFDSSDIVHVSGQTDPIRDIEVINLELCLADLQMIENAIPRVEKQLKGKKELALTLAVLNRVQEHLNASKPVRMLEFTPEEREVLQLYPLLTMKKVIYATNVSEDDLPDMENPYVKRVRDYAAAEGNVVISICARIEEEIAQLNLSERQQFLDSLGLQESGLQRLIRASYEMLGLISYITTGEIETRAWTINRGTSAAEAAGKIHSDIQKGFIRAEVVSYEDMVTYKGRVAAREAGKARSEGREYVVKDGDVILFMHN; from the coding sequence ATGGCAGCCGGCCGACTTTCTTGCGGTATTGTAGGTCTTCCAAATGTGGGAAAGTCTACTTTATTTAATGCCCTAACATCCAATCAAGCTCCTGCATCAAATTATCCTTTTTGTACTATCGACCCGAATGTTGGGGTGGTAGAAGTACAAGATGCCAGACTGCATGTCTTATCGGAGATCTCCCATAGCAATAAAATCATTTATGCGACTATGGAGTTTGTCGATATTGCTGGGTTAGTTGCTGGTGCTTCTCAAGGCGAAGGCTTAGGTAACAAATTTTTGGCAAATATTCGAGAAACAGATGCTATTGTTCATGTGGTTCGCTGTTTTGATTCTTCCGATATCGTGCATGTATCAGGACAAACAGATCCTATCAGAGACATCGAAGTGATTAACCTGGAGCTGTGCTTAGCAGATTTGCAGATGATTGAAAATGCTATCCCGCGCGTTGAAAAGCAGCTTAAAGGAAAAAAAGAGCTTGCTTTAACCTTAGCAGTGCTTAATCGTGTGCAAGAGCATTTAAATGCCAGCAAGCCGGTGAGAATGTTAGAATTTACACCTGAAGAACGAGAAGTTCTTCAGCTTTATCCCTTATTGACCATGAAAAAAGTCATTTATGCTACTAATGTTTCTGAAGACGATCTTCCTGACATGGAAAATCCTTATGTAAAACGTGTGCGTGATTATGCGGCTGCAGAGGGGAATGTTGTGATTTCTATTTGTGCCCGTATAGAAGAGGAGATTGCTCAGCTTAACTTAAGTGAACGCCAACAATTTTTAGATAGCTTGGGACTGCAAGAATCGGGGCTACAGCGCTTAATTAGAGCCTCTTATGAGATGTTAGGGCTTATTAGCTATATCACCACCGGGGAAATTGAAACGCGCGCTTGGACCATCAATAGAGGTACCTCGGCAGCAGAAGCAGCTGGTAAAATTCACTCAGACATCCAAAAAGGATTTATTCGTGCAGAAGTGGTTTCTTATGAAGATATGGTTACTTATAAAGGACGTGTAGCCGCACGTGAAGCTGGAAAGGCTCGCTCTGAGGGACGAGAATATGTGGTTAAAGACGGCGATGTTATTTTATTTATGCATAATTAA
- a CDS encoding IS5 family transposase (programmed frameshift), translating to MKFDKIEKLDDERFRRLTGVKRGTFDKMVQILQQADAAKKIKGGRKYKLRLEDMLLMTLEYIREYRTYFHISQSYGISESSAYKAVKWIEDTLIKHPDFALPGRKELLKSDTEYEVILVDATETPIERPKKKQKRYYSGKKKKHTLKTQVVVDKKSKKVICTSFGNGKKHDFRLFKESQVKINPQTRVLTDSGYQGLTKLHAQTQMPKKKSKKKPLTQEDKRTNQSLSRERVANENVIGLLKRFKIIADRYRNRRKRFALRFNLIAAIYNWELNT from the exons ATGAAATTTGATAAGATAGAGAAATTAGATGATGAACGATTTCGCAGATTGACAGGGGTAAAGCGTGGTACCTTTGATAAGATGGTGCAAATTTTACAGCAAGCCGATGCAGCCAAGAAGATTAAAGGCGGGCGTAAATATAAACTACGTTTAGAAGACATGCTGCTAATGACCTTGGAATATATACGAGAATATAGGACCTATTTCCATATTAGCCAAAGCTATGGAATTAGTGAAAGCTCAGCTTATAAAGCGGTGAAATGGATTGAAGATACGTTAATCAAGCATCCAGATTTTGCTTTACCGGGACGTAAAGAGCTTTTGAAAAGCGATACGGAATATGAGGTTATTTTGGTTGATGCTACAGAAACGCCTATTGAGCGCCCTA AAAAAAAACAAAAGCGCTATTATTCAGGGAAAAAGAAAAAACATACCCTAAAGACCCAAGTTGTAGTCGATAAGAAGAGTAAAAAAGTAATTTGTACCTCATTTGGCAACGGCAAAAAGCATGATTTTAGGCTATTCAAAGAATCCCAAGTTAAAATCAATCCACAAACAAGAGTGTTAACCGATTCAGGGTATCAAGGATTAACAAAGCTGCATGCCCAAACCCAAATGCCCAAGAAAAAAAGTAAGAAGAAGCCTTTAACTCAAGAGGATAAAAGAACAAACCAAAGTTTATCCAGAGAAAGAGTTGCCAATGAAAACGTGATTGGCCTCCTTAAGCGATTTAAAATTATAGCCGATCGCTACAGAAATAGACGTAAAAGATTTGCACTTCGCTTCAACTTGATTGCAGCAATCTATAACTGGGAATTAAATACGTGA
- a CDS encoding deoxyguanosinetriphosphate triphosphohydrolase family protein: protein MTIPFSETLSFYRHALIKQEKAYLHPLAARTSTHSRQAGNEEDYRLPYKRDVDKIIHSRAYARYNDKTQVVYLVDNDHITHRGLHVQFVSSFARGIAEILRLNLDLVEAISLGHDVGHPPFGHEGEEYLSELSIMFENGAFAHPLQSCRLFTDIEPLNLGLAVYDGFLCHDGAMNSSLIHPSFDKTWEDHFNDKKQKAREPEYNIIPGTLEGCLVKLCDTMSYIGKDIEDAIRLGIISKEQVPKTFLGTTNQEILATLAKEIIKMSYEQAYIGISMEAFEALKFLRDFNFAHIYVHPQLKVESSKIKRAYRLLFELLLEDLNHLNEESYVWKNYTFNKNEHYKNSTSLVQMVVDYISGMTDSFFIRTLEKLTLPRRIDLRECFR, encoded by the coding sequence ATGACTATCCCTTTTAGTGAAACTCTTTCCTTTTATCGTCATGCATTAATAAAACAGGAAAAAGCTTATTTGCATCCCTTAGCCGCACGTACATCAACCCATAGTCGGCAGGCTGGTAATGAGGAAGATTATCGTTTACCCTATAAACGAGATGTAGATAAAATTATCCACTCTAGAGCGTATGCTCGCTATAATGATAAAACTCAGGTCGTATACTTAGTCGATAATGATCATATTACTCATCGTGGCTTACATGTACAATTTGTTAGTAGCTTTGCTAGGGGAATTGCAGAGATTTTACGCTTGAATCTTGATCTGGTAGAAGCTATCTCTTTAGGTCATGATGTGGGACATCCTCCTTTTGGTCACGAAGGTGAGGAGTATTTATCTGAACTGTCAATAATGTTTGAGAATGGGGCGTTTGCTCATCCTTTGCAATCATGCCGGCTTTTTACTGACATAGAACCTCTTAACCTTGGACTTGCTGTCTATGATGGTTTTCTTTGCCACGATGGTGCAATGAACAGCTCTTTGATCCATCCTAGCTTTGATAAAACATGGGAAGATCACTTTAACGATAAAAAACAGAAAGCAAGAGAACCGGAGTATAACATAATTCCAGGAACTTTAGAGGGATGCTTAGTGAAACTATGCGATACAATGAGCTACATAGGCAAAGATATTGAAGATGCTATTCGCTTAGGAATCATATCTAAAGAACAGGTGCCCAAAACATTTTTAGGTACCACAAATCAAGAAATTCTGGCGACTCTTGCTAAAGAAATTATTAAAATGAGTTACGAGCAAGCTTACATAGGTATTTCTATGGAAGCTTTTGAAGCCTTAAAGTTTTTGCGTGATTTTAATTTTGCTCATATCTATGTGCATCCTCAACTCAAAGTGGAATCTAGCAAAATCAAGCGAGCGTATCGTCTTTTATTTGAATTATTATTAGAAGATCTTAATCATTTAAATGAAGAAAGTTACGTGTGGAAAAATTATACTTTTAATAAAAATGAGCATTACAAAAATTCTACTTCTTTAGTACAAATGGTGGTTGATTATATTTCTGGAATGACCGACAGCTTTTTTATACGTACCTTAGAAAAACTTACTCTTCCCCGTAGGATTGACTTAAGAGAATGTTTTCGTTAG
- the lon gene encoding endopeptidase La: MNLEDIEDSSFTQQLENAVIKTLENQQKTEKRNSFPNELCIFPLLKRPFFPGMAAPIVIEPGPFFETLKIVAKTDHKSIGLILTRQEDVDIYKASFGDLYQVGVIARLLRIIPLEQGGAQVILNMERRLRVLRPLSNSKVLKAKVSYFEDSPTLTSELKAYAISIISTIKELLKLNPLFKEELQIFLSHSDFTEPGKLADFAVALTTASREELQEVLETFDIQKRIDRALLLLKKELDLSVLQNNINQKIESTISKSQKDFFLREQLKTIKKELGIEKDDKSLDKEKFEGRIRERKIPADVLKVIKDEMEKLSVLETQSAEYAVCRGYLDWLTNLPWGIQSEECQDIMKAEKILAHDHYGLEDIKQRILEFIGVGKLVGGVKGSILCLVGPPGVGKTSIGKSIARALNRKFYRFSVGGMRDEAEIKGHRRTYIGAMPGKLIQALKFCQTMNPVIMLDEVDKMGSSYHGDPASALLEVLDPEQNREFLDHYLDVHCDLSNILFIVTANVLDTIPEPLKDRMDILRLSGYIMQEKIEIAKKYLLPRNRKLMGLKAKDITFTTEGLRAIINGYAREAGVRSLENNIKKIMRKIALRIVREASIAAEKPRKNSKPKDTKVLTSSYSVTPTSLHEYLGKPIFTSDRFYEHNPIGVSTGLAWTSMGGATLYIETIKVAAEKTEMKLTGQAGQVMKESSEIAWSYLHSALNKYAPSYSFFEKAQVHIHIPEGATPKDGPSAGITMVTALLSLLTNTPVLNNLGMTGELTLTGRILPIGGVKEKLVAARRSGLKTLIFPKDNLRDYEELPDYIKKGIDIHFVQHYDEVFHIAFPDLGHTLGAKLDK; this comes from the coding sequence TTGAATCTAGAAGATATTGAAGACAGTTCTTTTACTCAGCAGCTGGAAAATGCTGTGATCAAGACACTTGAAAATCAACAAAAAACAGAGAAAAGAAACTCCTTTCCGAACGAGCTATGTATATTTCCTCTTTTGAAAAGACCTTTTTTTCCTGGGATGGCAGCTCCTATAGTTATTGAACCTGGACCTTTCTTTGAAACTCTAAAAATAGTGGCTAAAACTGATCATAAGTCTATCGGTTTGATTTTAACCAGGCAAGAAGATGTTGATATCTATAAAGCTAGCTTTGGGGATCTTTATCAAGTAGGGGTTATCGCTCGTCTGTTGCGAATCATTCCTTTAGAGCAAGGAGGCGCACAAGTTATACTTAACATGGAAAGGCGACTACGTGTTTTACGCCCTCTTTCTAACTCCAAAGTTTTAAAAGCCAAAGTTTCTTATTTTGAAGATAGTCCTACGCTTACCTCTGAGCTTAAAGCCTATGCGATCAGTATTATTTCTACCATTAAAGAATTACTGAAATTAAATCCGCTTTTTAAAGAAGAATTACAAATTTTTCTTAGTCATTCTGATTTTACCGAGCCTGGGAAACTTGCAGATTTTGCTGTAGCTTTAACAACCGCTTCCCGAGAAGAGCTGCAAGAAGTATTAGAAACGTTTGACATCCAAAAACGCATTGATCGAGCTCTTTTACTGCTTAAAAAAGAATTAGACTTAAGTGTTTTACAAAATAATATCAATCAAAAGATTGAATCCACCATCTCTAAAAGCCAGAAAGATTTTTTTCTGCGCGAGCAACTAAAAACAATTAAAAAAGAGTTGGGTATTGAAAAAGATGACAAGTCTCTTGACAAAGAAAAATTTGAAGGACGTATCAGAGAACGTAAAATACCTGCTGATGTATTAAAAGTCATAAAAGATGAGATGGAAAAGCTCTCTGTACTAGAGACGCAATCTGCTGAATACGCTGTATGCCGAGGATATTTAGATTGGTTGACCAATCTACCTTGGGGTATTCAAAGTGAAGAGTGTCAGGATATTATGAAAGCTGAAAAGATCCTTGCGCACGATCATTATGGCCTAGAAGACATCAAGCAACGCATCTTGGAATTTATAGGAGTAGGTAAGCTTGTTGGAGGGGTAAAAGGCAGTATATTGTGCTTGGTCGGCCCTCCAGGAGTCGGCAAAACCAGTATCGGTAAAAGCATAGCTCGAGCCTTAAATAGAAAATTTTATCGCTTCTCTGTAGGTGGCATGCGAGATGAAGCTGAAATTAAAGGACATCGCCGTACCTATATTGGAGCTATGCCAGGAAAATTAATTCAAGCACTCAAGTTTTGCCAGACCATGAATCCCGTGATCATGCTAGATGAAGTGGATAAAATGGGAAGTAGTTACCATGGAGATCCAGCATCGGCATTGTTAGAAGTTCTAGATCCCGAACAAAATCGTGAATTTTTAGATCACTACTTAGATGTTCACTGTGATTTATCTAATATTCTCTTCATTGTGACTGCCAATGTTTTAGACACAATCCCCGAGCCCCTTAAAGACCGCATGGATATTTTGCGCCTTTCGGGCTATATTATGCAGGAAAAAATTGAGATTGCCAAAAAGTATTTACTTCCTCGCAACCGTAAATTAATGGGATTAAAGGCTAAAGATATCACCTTTACGACTGAAGGCTTAAGAGCTATTATCAATGGTTATGCACGTGAAGCAGGAGTAAGAAGCCTTGAAAATAATATTAAAAAGATCATGCGTAAGATTGCCTTACGTATTGTCCGAGAGGCATCCATAGCTGCAGAAAAACCTCGTAAAAATAGCAAGCCAAAGGATACAAAAGTCTTAACTTCTTCTTATAGTGTGACTCCCACCAGTTTACATGAATATCTCGGTAAGCCTATATTTACCTCAGATCGTTTTTATGAACATAATCCTATAGGGGTTAGCACAGGCCTAGCATGGACTTCAATGGGTGGAGCCACCCTTTACATTGAAACAATTAAAGTAGCCGCAGAAAAAACGGAGATGAAGCTAACGGGCCAAGCAGGCCAGGTCATGAAAGAATCTTCTGAAATTGCTTGGAGCTATTTACATAGCGCCTTAAACAAATATGCTCCCAGTTATAGCTTCTTTGAAAAAGCGCAAGTTCATATTCATATCCCTGAAGGGGCTACCCCCAAAGATGGCCCATCGGCGGGCATTACCATGGTTACAGCCTTATTATCTTTGTTGACCAATACCCCTGTGCTTAACAATTTAGGAATGACAGGAGAGCTAACTCTAACCGGCCGCATTTTGCCTATCGGCGGGGTAAAAGAAAAACTAGTAGCAGCTAGACGCTCGGGTCTAAAAACTCTTATCTTTCCTAAAGATAATTTAAGAGATTATGAGGAACTTCCTGATTACATCAAAAAAGGAATAGACATACATTTCGTACAACATTATGACGAAGTCTTTCATATTGCCTTTCCTGATCTGGGGCATACTCTAGGCGCTAAGTTGGACAAATAG